The Miscanthus floridulus cultivar M001 chromosome 7, ASM1932011v1, whole genome shotgun sequence genome includes a region encoding these proteins:
- the LOC136466147 gene encoding uncharacterized protein, translating into MAPSGSFTSSPAATKGSHDAVLLCAHVVSTPKRADHHWGIKKPCRRPIIWRPLRPHTPARVGRATNAGVPRSSAARCARTPARHPLRPPTAPFGHARRLPATPQTPAGIEDEGSMWRPKTHTFHLPCAEMTLTMQDVKAIFGLRLGGLPVTGIVNNDHWRELVAQFTGFLPPNDEHWNGQDTLPTALYIWTQAELVRGNTRRKYTEYTDCLDVLTQHQKLKRCCRKVAQKLSCMDTPWVEPDYPARSGGTSSGSLRTPAGSSQPVIGYEPVKNKKNHLKQRLLLALRAAVPLPSASLHRICLSTTASATPSAGFFAEDYLVASCGLTLAQSWKASKYINHLSSPVRPDAVRAFLVSIGLTEADIVAAVMSYPILLCYKVDETLTLRVARLREIGLSPPQISRLITVAPEIVASPVKMSRLAFYISPIVTKHIVSRPIITIFSLLDLQTVVRPNIAFLRQCGLTDYDIGRHRLLRSRILLAEPQRVKEIAVRAEELGVSRNSVAFKHALVTVYSLNAGRLNAKLGFLKNVIGCSEAELGNLVCKAPTILVHSESKLGRAMEFLKMEVGLEPSYVLNRPALISYSIERRLMPRHYVIRILKAKGLLSKEIDFYSAVCITEEKFLEKFILPYNKSFPGLIDAYAAACRGRVTLEL; encoded by the exons ATGGCGCCGTCGGGCTCCTTCACGAGTTCGCCGGCAGCCACAAAAGGGAGCCACGACGCCGTCCTGCTATGTGCGCACGTGGTCTCCACCCCAAAGCGAGCAGATCACCACTGGGGCATCAAGAAGCCATGCCGCCGCCCTATTATTTGGCGCCCGCTGCGCCCACACACGCCCGCACGCGTCGGCCGCGCCACGAATGCCGGCGTGCCACGGTCGTCGGCCGCTCGCTGCGCCCGCACaccggcgcgccaccccctccggccgcCCACCGCGCCCTtcggccacgcacggcggctgcccgccaCGCCACAGACGCCcgcaggcatagaagacgagggcagcat gtggaggcctaagACCCACACGTTTCACCTACCTTGTgccgagatgaccttgaccatgcaggacgtgaaggctatctttggccttcggttgggtggacttccagtgacaggtatagttAACAACGATcattggagggagctggtggctcagttcactggctttcttccaccgaacgacgag cattggaacgggcaggatacactccctacagctctgtatatctggacacaagcagagttagttagagggaatacgaGGCGTAAGTATACAGAGTACACGGactgtctcgacgtcctgacacagcaccag aagttGAAGCGTTGCTGCAGGAAggtagctcagaagttgagctgcatggacactccttgggtggaacctgattacccggcgcggtcgggtggcacgtcttctggctctttgagaacaccagccggctcttctcagccggtgatag ggtacgagcc tgtcaaaaataaaaaaaatcacctCAAACAGCGCCTCCTCTTGGCTCTCCGCGCCGCGGTTCCACTCCCATCCGCCTCCCTCCACCGCATCTGCCTTTCCACCACCGCCTCTGCCACACCGTCCGCCGGATTCTTCGCCGAGGACTACCTCGTCGCCAGCTGTGGCCTCACGCTAGCGCAATCCTGGAAGGCTTCCAAGTACATCAACCACCTTAGCTCCCCCGTCAGGCCAGACGCTGTGCGCGCCTTCCTCGTAAGCATCGGCCTTACCGAAGCCGATATCGTTGCCGCGGTCATGAGCTACCCGATTCTCCTCTGCTACAAGGTAGACGAAACCCTAACCCTGCGCGTTGCCCGGCTACGGGAAATCGGCCTCTCACCTCCCCAGATCTCCCGTCTCATTACCGTTGCCCCTGAAATCGTGGCTAGCCCCGTCAAGATGTCTCGTCTCGCCTTTTACATCTC TCCTATAGTAACGAAGCACATTGTTTCGCGTCCTATAATTACAATTTTCTCACTCCTAGACCTTCAGACTGTGGTCAGGCCCAACATAGCATTCTTGCGCCAGTGCGGCCTAACCGACTATGATATTGGCCGTCACCGTTTGCTGCGCTCGAGGATCCTCCTAGCAGAGCCACAGCGTGTGAAGGAAATTGCTGTGCGCGCTGAGGAGCTTGGGGTGTCGCGCAACTCTGTGGCGTTCAAGCACGCCCTGGTCACCGTCTACAGCTTAAATGCAGGGAGGCTGAATGCAAAGCTCGGTTTCCTGAAGAATGTTATTGGGTGCTCTGAGGCTGAGCTGGGCAATCTGGTGTGCAAGGCGCCTACAATTCTAGTACATTCAGAGAGTAAGCTAGGTCGCGCTATGGAGTTTCTGAAGATGGAGGTTGGATTGGAGCCGTCATATGTACTGAACAGACCGGCACTTATCAGTTATAGCATTGAGAGACGGCTAATGCCCCGGCATTATGTAATAAGGATTCTGAAGGCAAAGGGATTGCTGAGCAAAGAGATTGACTTTTATAGCGCGGTTTGTATAACAGAAGAGAAATTTTTGGAAAAGTTCATTCTCCCTTATAACAAGAGTTTTCCAGGGCTAATAGATGCTTATGCTGCTGCTTGCAGAGGCCGAGTAACCCTCGAACTATAA